One stretch of Trueperaceae bacterium DNA includes these proteins:
- a CDS encoding aldo/keto reductase has translation MIYRNVGRSGLKVSQISLGAWTTYGESVQDRARIRAIVERALEGGINFFDNADIYARGEGERTMTGVLHEIGVERHTLVLSSKVFWPMSDDVNDRGLSRKHVLESIDRTLERMELDYLDLYFAHRDDPETPIEEIVEAFSDVVRSGRAHYWGTSEWTPARIAEAHAYARAAGLVPPVVEQPQYSMLHRERVETQLLPTTDALGVGLVAWSPLAMGMLTGKYDGGLPEDARLAQHDRFAERYLTDANRERVLALADVARDLGISRAQLALAWVLRKGGVASVITGATRVEQLEENLGAADLALPDDAATRIDAILEGDPGDA, from the coding sequence ATGATCTACCGCAACGTCGGACGCAGCGGCCTCAAGGTCTCGCAGATCAGCCTCGGCGCCTGGACCACGTACGGGGAGAGCGTGCAGGACCGGGCCCGCATTCGCGCCATCGTCGAACGCGCCCTCGAGGGGGGCATCAACTTCTTCGACAACGCCGACATCTACGCCCGCGGCGAGGGGGAACGCACCATGACGGGCGTGCTGCACGAGATCGGCGTCGAGCGCCACACGCTGGTGTTGTCCAGCAAGGTGTTCTGGCCGATGTCGGACGACGTCAACGACCGCGGCCTGTCGCGCAAGCACGTGCTCGAGTCGATCGACCGGACGCTCGAGCGCATGGAGCTCGACTACCTCGACCTGTACTTCGCGCACCGCGACGACCCCGAAACGCCGATCGAGGAGATCGTCGAGGCGTTCAGCGACGTCGTCCGCAGCGGGCGGGCGCACTACTGGGGCACCAGCGAGTGGACGCCCGCGCGCATCGCGGAAGCCCACGCCTACGCCCGCGCCGCGGGGCTGGTGCCGCCGGTCGTCGAGCAACCGCAGTACTCGATGCTGCACCGCGAACGGGTCGAAACGCAGCTGCTGCCGACCACCGACGCGCTCGGGGTGGGGCTCGTCGCCTGGAGCCCGTTGGCGATGGGGATGCTGACCGGGAAGTACGACGGGGGCCTCCCCGAAGACGCCCGCCTCGCGCAGCACGACCGGTTCGCGGAGCGTTACCTGACCGACGCGAACCGCGAGCGCGTCCTGGCGCTCGCGGACGTCGCGCGCGACCTCGGCATCTCGCGCGCGCAGTTGGCGTTGGCGTGGGTGCTGCGCAAGGGGGGCGTGGCGTCGGTCATCACCGGCGCGACCCGCGTCGAACAGCTCGAGGAGAACCTCGGGGCCGCCGACCTGGCGCTGCCCGACGACGCCGCGACGCGCATCGACGCGATCCTGGAGGGCGACCCGGGCGACGCCTGA